One region of Drosophila teissieri strain GT53w chromosome 2L, Prin_Dtei_1.1, whole genome shotgun sequence genomic DNA includes:
- the LOC122617539 gene encoding dihydroceramide fatty acyl 2-hydroxylase FAH2 has product MPIEMDMLKEADSTDKFVVKYRQQYYDLSKFMHKHPGGINTLKGLNSADMTARFLKAPPHSDAAMYLMREYKIDPVDSQKPKSSKKGTLHHDDDGTMRHRPRETEDTNNNQIDESMEHLVDWSKAMLPQIANITECYDDWVHKPVDRPLRLFGPWYLEMCTKTPWWLVPLFWIPVIIKCALEEFNSAWQDRNQLAVFSGYFLFGVLLWSFLEYTLHRWVFHVKLSTKSGSWLCSFHFMIHGLHHKVPFDPMRLVFPPLPGALLAAIIYTPISFVLSHPRVVLSGALAGYLCYDMIHYYLHYGNPSLRAFVHMKRYHHHHHFSHQTLGYGISSPLWDVVFKTRIHLRKLRYQLRWS; this is encoded by the exons ATGCCCATCGAGATGGATATGTTAAAGGAAGCGGACTCGACAGACAAGTTCGTAGTAAAGTATCGCCAGCAGTATTATGATTTGTCCAAGTTTATGCACAAGCATCCGGGAGGCATAAACACACTTAAAGGTCTCAACAGCGCGGACATGACTGCTCGCTTTTTGAAGGCGCCACCGCATTCGGATGCGGCTATGTACTTGATGAGGGAGTACAAAATCGACCCAGTGGACTCTCAAAAACCAAAGTCGAGCAAAAAAGGAACCTTGcatcatgatgatgatggaacCATGCGACACCGGCCGAGGGAAACCGAGGACACTAACAACAACCAGATTGACGAGAGTATGGAG CACCTAGTGGACTGGTCAAAGGCAATGCTTCCGCAGATCGCTAATATAACGGAGTGCTACGATGACTGGGTGCACAAGCCGGTGGACAGGCCACTGCGTCTCTTTGGTCCTTGGTACTTGGAGATGTGCACAAAGACCCCCTGGTGGCTGGTGCCCCTGTTTTGGATTCCGGTGATCATTAAATGCGCCTTGGAGGAGTTCAATAGCGCCTGGCAGGATAGGAACCAG CTGGCTGTGTTCTCCGgttactttttgtttggcgTGCTCCTATGGTCTTTCTTGGAGTACACACTCCACCGCTGGGTGTTTCACGTGAAGCTGAGCACCAAGAGCGGAAGTTGGCTTTGCTCTTTCCACTTCATGATCCATGGGTTGCACCACAAGGTGCCCTTCGATCCGATGCGACTGGTGTTTCCACCTCTTCCCGGTGCATTGCTTGCTGCTATCATCTACACCCCGATCAGCTTCGTCCTGTCCCATCCACGAGTGGTCTTGTCCGGAGCTCTGGCCGGCTATCTGTGCTACGACATGATCCACTACTACCTGCACTACGGGAACCCGTCATTGCGGGCCTTTGTGCACATGAAGCGCtatcaccaccatcaccacttTTCGCATCAAACTCTCGGATACGGTATCAGCAGTCCTTTATGGGATGTTGTCTTCAAAACGAGAATCCACCTCCGCAAGTTGAGATACCAACTGCGCTGGTCTTAG
- the LOC122617529 gene encoding uncharacterized protein LOC122617529, with protein sequence MSNTSVRPIPTLKGIFSVPRVTQSRNFLKENKVSLRSLEKSTSQKLAAKEPVRPKWMPSLRRTSSEMGESKMEKPAARGKHEKQNSLQNARNTSRSQQQLAVAVPADGERFDGLEERNPILYDPSEDFESDNLLESSSDPTVDRCQSCGTNRSSTSIAIQTEDITDEIYLTNALKKCNFDVRSIMEESGTKYGENYKPMQYENEEDLEQLPLSARSSSSKHSRFHMTEMEAMPMTVAEPTNYGASDDEAPLSARSRFTTASNVTTITSKSKRREHKLGSRDEVRLPRYLEKQKREKAVAKQLAESLDPDCPRGHVLLSDQDRLTHLTNAKKRYEQLVNELNHMPMTAQTLRVRNRKAEIDKELTTVEEDIRIYSKAKVFVLANKSRQL encoded by the exons ATGTCGAATACTTCAGTTCGCCCGATTCCAACACTTAAGGGCATCTTTTCGGTGCCGC GCGTCACACAGTCCCGAAACTTCTTGAAGGAAAACAAGGTAAGCTTGCGCTCGCTGGAGAAGTCCACCAGCCAGAAGTTGGCTGCTAAGGAGCCAGTTCGGCCGAAATGGATGCCCTCGCTGCGACGCACTTCCTCCGAGATGGGGGAGTCGAAGATGGAGAAACCAGCAGCTAGGGGAAAACACGAGAAACAAAACTCGTTGCAGAACGCCCGCAACACCTCTCGCTCACAGCAGCAACTGGCCGTGGCCGTTCCTGCGGATGGCGAACGCTTCGATGGCCTCGAAGAGCGCAATCCCATCTTATATGACCCGTCGGAAGATTTTGAATCCGATAATCTCTTAGAGTCTTCTTCGGATCCAACCGTAGATCGCTGTCAATCGTGTGGCACGAATCGAAGCTCCACCAGCATAGCCATTCAAACTGAGGACATTACTGACGAGATCTATCTAACAAATGCTCTAAAAAA GTGCAACTTTGATGTCAGATCTATAATGGAGGAATCCGGTACAAAGTACGGGGAAAACTACAAACCAATGCAATATGAAAACGAGGAAGATTTGGAACAGCTGCCGCTTTCAGCGCGTTCAAGCTCTTCGAAGCACAGTCGCTTCCATATGACCGAAATGGAGGCAATGCCCATGACCGTGGCCGAGCCCACAAACTACGGAGCTTCAGACGACGAGGCACCACTTAGTGCCCGTAGTCGCTTTACAACGGCCTCCAATGTCACCACCATCACCTCTAAGTCAAAGCGTCGTGAACATAAACTAGGAT CCCGAGATGAGGTGCGCTTGCCGCGTTACCTGGAAAAGCAGAAGCGTGAAAAGGCAGTGGCCAAGCAGCTTGCGGAATCGCTGGATCCCGACTGTCCCCGTGGCCATGTATTGCTCAGCGATCAGGACCGACTGACGCACCTCACTAATGCTAAGAAAC GCTATGAACAGCTTGTCAATGAACTGAACCACATGCCCATGACCGCGCAGACGTTGAGGGTGCGCAACAGAAAGGCGGAAATCGACAAGGAGCTAACCACCGTGGAGGAGGACATCCGTATATACTCCAAAGCAAAGGTctttgtgctggccaacaAGTCGCGCCAATTGTAA
- the LOC122624737 gene encoding NF-kappa-B inhibitor-interacting Ras-like protein, with product MLNAKIGKVGKVLVCGMKGVGKTALIEQLVYGHVNPETELHPTIEDIYVASVDTGRGGARETLRIYDTAGLQGEQQLPRHYLQFPDAFVLVYDPMDPRSLDMLADIKADIEKHKEKKEIPVVVLANVRARAAPNPVEKVMDRANIWCQRERIKHYTVNAMERPSLYEPFTSLCARLHPMQTKSTFPQLRQVMQNRQKSEA from the exons ATGCTTAATGCCAAGATCGGCAAGGTTGGCAAAGTACTGGTGTGCGGGATGAAGGGCGTGGGCAAGACGGCGCTGATAGAGCAGCTGGTCTACGGCCACGTCAATCCAGAGACG GAATTGCATCCAACCATTGAGGATATATACGTGGCCAGCGTGGACACTGGCAGGGGCGGAGCTCGAGAGACCCTGCGCATCTACGACACGGCGGGGTTGCAGggggagcagcagctgccacgccACTACCTCCAGTTTCCAgatgcatttgttttggtctACGATCCCATGGACCCGCGCAGCCTGGATATGCTAGCCGACATCAAGGCTGACATTGAGAAGCacaaggagaagaaggagatTCCTGTAGTGGTGCTGGCCAACGTGAGGGCACGGGCAGCCCCAAATCCCGTCGAGAAGGTCATGGACCGCGCCAATATCTGGTGCCAGCGGGAGCGCATTAAGCACTACACTGTGAATGCCATGGAGCGGCCGTCTCTCTACGAGCCCTTCACCTCGCTGTGCGCTCGGCTACATCCAATGCAGACGAAGAGCACGTTCCCTCAGCTGCGCCAGGTCATGCAGAACCGGCAAAAGAGCGAGGCCTAG
- the LOC122624756 gene encoding phospholipase A2 large subunit — MISRAAFLTALLMLICASHVALQLSITVPGTKWCGPGNIAANYDDLGTEREVDMCCRAHDNCREKIPPLEEAFGLRNDGIFPIFSCSCEAAFRSCLNALRNGHSLALGKIYFNTKDVCFGYGHPIIDCQERQADLFETRCVSYRVDEGQSQCWQFYDLAFYTHVSGSAEDSRN, encoded by the exons ATGATTTCGCGTGCCGCCTTTCTTACTGCTCTTCTCATGCTGATTTGTGCCAGCCATGTGGCTTTGCAATTGAGCATAACAGTTCCGGGCACAAAGTGGTGCGGACCCGGGAACATAGCAGCCAACTACGATGACTTGGGCACTGAGCGAGAGGTCGACATGTGCTGCCGGGCGCACGACAACTGTCGGGAAAAGATTCCGCCGCTGGAGGAAGCCTTCGGACTAAGAAACGACGGAATTTTTCCCAT ATTCTCGTGTTCCTGCGAGGCTGCTTTCCGAAGCTGTCTCAACGCTCTGCGAAACGGACACTCCCTGGCTCTTGGAAAAATCTACTTCAACACCAAGGATGTGTGCTTTGGCTACGGACATCCCATCATTGACTGTCAGGAAAGGCAGGCCGACTTGTTTGAGACTCGATGTGTCAGCTACCGAGTGGACGAGGGTCAGTCGCAGTGCTGGCAGTTCTACGATTTGGCCTTCTACACACACGTGAGCGGCAGCGCGGAGGACTCCCGAAATTGA
- the LOC122624746 gene encoding phospholipase A2: MWLLRGAFVCGLLTMAWAFGDEAIFEDEDIYNQALPPVSHSGITVPGTKWCGPGNTAVNFEDLGRERETDRCCRAHDHCDEIIESHDTLHGLPTNTEWFPILMCTCEQQFINCLQAVNSITSNTLGRIYYGSRSRCFANGYPITGCKQYQEGTFRKRCIRYQVDKSRAKVWQFYDMPFFTIPAAAG; encoded by the exons ATGTGGCTGCTGCGCGGAGCGTTCGTTTGTGGCCTACTGACCATGGCTTGGGCCTTTGGAGACGAAGCTATCTTCGAGGACGAGGACATCTACAATCAGGCGCTGCCACCAGTTTCCCACTCGGGTATTACGGTGCCCGGAACCAAGTGGTGCGGACCGGGCAACACGGCGGTGAACTTCGAGGATCTCGGCCGAGAACGAGAGACGGACAGATGCTGTCGTGCCCACGACCATTGCGACGAGATTATCGAGTCCCATGATACACTCCACGGACTGCCCACCAACACAGAGTGGTTTCCCAT CCTCATGTGCACCTGCGAGCAGCAGTTCATCAACTGCCTGCAGGCAGTGAACAGCATCACCTCCAATACCCTTGGACGTATTTACTATGGCAGTAGGAGCAGGTGTTTCGCCAACGGATATCCCATCACCGGATGCAAGCAGTACCAGGAGGGCACCTTCCGGAAGCGCTGCATCCGCTACCAGGTGGACAAGTCGAGGGCCAAGGTTTGGCAGTTTTACGACATGCCGTTTTTCACAATCCCAGCGGCGGCGGGCTGA
- the LOC122624727 gene encoding nucleolar protein 9 encodes MQSESDSRRKRPKKKGNRFMRNAKGFAKQGIFGRGTHIDDEQFNYFINILDAMKVGFEDVEERVIMANNVFEQTHNQEIHLASNQIVSKALESLVGFVDDVQLERFFSKFGDNLRPMCSDRFASHVLQKMLEIAFLRGVGKSAIQDTSDAASSNKRAKPDAAQEEEEYNLQADFTEDHREKCRQFVLRVSKFMLNNLEDFVWDACASHIMRTAILCLVGMHVPKIAFEKGGTEIAKHRKMYSVPDEWQEVMKEFPQRLEMWPQFGDFPYQDHSSSLLGVICLALSVVDKSMLKHFAKKILTIGLLKSNEEDEEKKELETKIEVKDESDEKLDKVAKEAEVDTENKQKEPNIPKVFHHQSSVILLETIMSVAGAKLLIQLYAMLFCNRIGYLARQPGTNFSVQRLLQHIKEVPDFESVFTELQPHLEELLKMGYTGVVSALSAACLRLGTKQSQMIATLQSALQVSGDKERSKLFLTCLIKLKPFEVVTSDESAFVHLHGSLITQHLLQFNKPIFLVNCILDLPATQLAQVFNTPNGSHIVDAFMQSKFIGEKSRERLIRQLDGFYVDLAITRHGSRVFEQCFKAAQDAQKLRMAKELFSKANMLKGSPHGRIIYTKYRLDTYKLSPTQWQESLSKHLHTDQPKDTKRKTAKTAAETFKDILS; translated from the exons ATGCAGTCCGAGAGCGACTCAAGGCGGAAGCGACCCAAGAAGAAGGGCAACCGCTTCATGCGAAACGCCAAGGGGTTCGCCAAGCAGGGGATATTCGGAAGGGGCACGCACATCGACGACGAGCAGTTCAATTATTTCATCAACATTCTAGATGCTATGAAAGTGGGATTCGAGGACGTGGAGGAGCGAG TCATCATGGCCAACAATGTGTTTGAGCAGACGCACAACCAGGAGATCCATCTAGCCTCCAATCAGATCGTGTCCAAGGCTCTGGAGTCGTTGGTGGGATTCGTGGACGACGTCCAGTTGGAGCGCTTTTTTAGCAAGTTTGGCGACAACCTTAGGCCCATGTGCTCAGATCGGTTTGCCTCACACGTCCTGCAGAAAATGCTTGAGATCGCCTTTCTACGCGGAGTGGGAAAATCAGCCATCCAGGATACCAGCGATGCAGCTAGTTCCAACAAACGGGCTAAGCCGGATGCCGCccaagaggaggaggagtacaACCTGCAGGCGGACTTTACTGAAGATCACCGCGAGAAGTGCCGCCAGTTTGTTCTTCGTGTATCAAAATTCATGTTAAACAATCTGGAAGACTTCGTTTGGGACGCTTGCGCCAGCCACATCATGCGCACAGCCATTCTGTGCCTGGTGGGCATGCACGTTCCCAAAATCGCCTTTGAGAAAGGTGGAACTGAGATAGCCAAGCACAGGAAGATGTACTCCGTGCCGGACGAGTGGCAGGAGGTGATGAAGGAGTTTCCGCAGCGCCTGGAGATGTGGCCCCAGTTCGGAGACTTCCCCTACCAGGATCATTCATCAAGTCTGCTGGGCGTCATCTGTTTGGCCCTCAGTGTGGTGGACAAAAGTATGCTCAAGCATTTTGCTAAGAAAATCTTGACTATCGGTCTGCTGAAGTCGAACGAAGAGGACGAGGAGAAAAAAGAATTAGAAACCAAAATCGAAGTCAAGGACGAAAGTGATGAAAAGTTGGATAAGGTGGCGAAAGAAGCTGAGGTTGACACTGAGAATAAGCAGAAAGAGCCCAACATACCCAAAGTCTTCCACCATCAAAGCTCTGTCATTCTGCTCGAAACGATTATGAGCGTAGCGGGAGCCAAATTGTTAATCCAGCTATATGCGATGCTCTTCTGCAACCGAATAGGTTACCTAGCTCGGCAACCAGGAACGAACTTTTCAGTTCAGCGTCTCCTTCAGCACATCAAAGAAGTCCCTGATTTCGAGTCCGTCTTCACCGAACTCCAGCCGCATTTAGAAGAGCTGCTCAAAATGGGATATACCGGTGTCGTGTCCGCCCTAAGTGCCGCCTGCTTGCGCCTAGGCACCAAGCAGTCTCAAATGATAGCCACTTTGCAGAGTGCCCTTCAAGTCAGCGGCGACAAGGAAAGATCAAAGCTTTTCCTTACATGTTTAATAAAGTTAAAGCCTTTTGAGGTGGTGACCAGCGACGAGTCGGCCTTTGTTCACCTACACGGTTCACTTATTACACAACATCTGCTGCAGTTTAACAAGCCAATTTTTTTGGTCAACTGCATCCTCGACTTGCCCGCCACACAACTGGCTCAAGTCTTCAACACACCCAATGGCTCACACATCGTGGACGCCTTCATGCAGAGCAAGTTTATCGGGGAGAAATCCCGGGAGCGTCTGATCCGCCAGTTGGATGGCTTCTACGTGGACTTGGCCATCACTCGACATGGTTCCCGCGTCTTCGAACAGTGCTTTAAGGCCGCCCAAGATGCCCAGAAGCTGCGCATGGCCAAGGAACTGTTTTCCAAGGCCAATATGCTGAAAGGATCACCCCACGGTCGGATCATCTATACAAAATACCGCCTAGATACGTACAAGCTTTCACCTACTCAGTGGCAGGAAAGTTTGTCCAAGCATCTTCACACAGATCAGCCAAAAGACACGAAGCGGAAAACGGCCAAGACAGCTGCCGAAACTTTTAAAGATATACTTAGCTAG